A single genomic interval of Malania oleifera isolate guangnan ecotype guangnan chromosome 13, ASM2987363v1, whole genome shotgun sequence harbors:
- the LOC131146266 gene encoding LRR receptor-like serine/threonine-protein kinase FEI 2, whose translation MKMGALAWVLPAILEATLYISCSIALSQDGIALLEIRSAFNDGKNILSNWNAADESPCKWTGISCHEDNQQVRSINLPYMKLGGSISPSIGKLQRLQRLALHQNSLRGFIPDEIGNCTELRALYLKANYLQGGIPSELGNLLNLTILDLSSNSLKGAIPSSLGRLTRLRFLNLSTNFFSGEIPNVGALGTFGNKSFIGNLDLCGLPVHKLCQTSQGFPAVLPHAESDEAAVPTKRSSHYIKGVIIGGMSTFSLLLVIVLMFLWIRLLSKKERAARKYTEVKKQVHQEAGSKLVTFHGDLPYSTCEIIEKLESLEEEDVVGSGGFGTVYRMVMNDCGTFAVKRIDRNREGSDKVFERELEILGSIKHINLVNLRGYCRLPTSKLLIYDYMATGSLDDLLHGNVQEEIPLNWNARLQIALGSARGLAYLHHDCSPRIIHRDIKSSNILLDENLEPRVSDFGLAKLLIDEDAHVTTVVAGTFGYLAPEYLQSGIATEKSDVYSFGVLLLELVTGKRPTDPHFVKKGLNVVGWMNTVLREKQLEEVVDKRCTDADVEAVEAVLDMAARCTDANSDERPSMNQVLQCLEQEVMSPCLTDFYESHSDYS comes from the exons ATGAAAATGGGTGCGTTGGCTTGGGTTTTACCTGCGATTTTGGAAGCAACCCTTTACATTTCTTGCTCTATTGCACTTAGTCAAGATG GCATTGCGTTGCTGGAAATCAGAAGCGCTTTTAATGACGGTAAAAACATTCTCAGTAACTGGAATGCTGCTGATGAGTCTCCCTGCAAATGGACTGGTATTTCTTGTCATGAAGACAACCAACAAGTTCGCTCTAT AAACCTACCTTACATGAAACTTGGAGGGAGTATTTCTCCAAGCATTGGTAAACTCCAAAGATTGCAAAGACT GGCACTTCACCAGAACAGTTTGCGTGGATTTATTCCTGATGAAATTGGTAATTGTACCGAGCTCAGAGCCCT GTATTTGAAAGCAAACTATCTCCAAGGAGGCATACCATCAGAGCTTGGAAATCTTTTGAATCTCACCATATT GGATTTGTCAAGCAATTCATTGAAAGGTGCTATACCCTCCTCTCTTGGTCGCCTCACACGACTACGCTTTCT GAATTTGTCCACCAACTTTTTTTCTGGTGAAATCCCGAATGTTGGGGCTCTAGGCACTTTTGGAAACAAGTC GTTTATTGGAAATTTAGATCTTTGTGGCCTACCAGTGCACAAGCTTTGTCAGACATCACAGGGGTTCCCTGCAGTTCTGCCCCATGCAGAAAGTGATGAAGCTGCAG TCCCGACCAAACGTTCATCTCATTACATCAAAGGGGTGATAATTGGTGGAATGTCCACATTCAGTCTGCTACTTGTGATTGTGCTTATGTTCCTCTGGATTCGTTTGCTATCAAAGAAGGAAAGAGCTGCCAGGAAATACACGGAAGTGAAAAAGCAAGTTCATCAAGAAGCAG GTTCCAAGCTTGTCACTTTCCATGGCGATCTTCCTTATTCGACATGTGAGATAATAGAAAAGCTGGAATCTCTTGAAGAAGAGGATGTTGTTGGGTCAGGAGGATTTGGTACTGTATATCGAATGGTAATGAATGATTGTGGTACATTTGCTGTTAAAAGAATAGATCGAAATCGCGAAGGATCTGATAAAGTATTTGAGAGGGAATTAGAGATATTGGGTAGCATCAAGCACATTAATCTAGTCAACCTACGCGGTTACTGCAGGCTTCCCACATCAAAGCTTCTTATTTATGATTATATGGCAACGGGCAGCTTAGATGACCTCTTACATG GAAATGTGCAAGAAGAAATACCCTTGAATTGGAATGCTCGGTTACAAATTGCCCTAGGTTCAGCACGGGGTTTGGCATACTTGCATCACGACTGCTCTCCAAGGATAATTCACCGCGATATAAAATCTAGCAACATTCTCTTAGATGAAAATTTAGAGCCTCGTGTTTCAGATTTTGGCCTTGCGAAGCTGTTGATAGACGAGGATGCTCATGTCACTACTGTGGTTGCTGGCACTTTCGGTTATTTGGCACCAG AGTACCTGCAAAGTGGAATAGCTACGGAGAAATCAGATGTGTACAGCTTTGGAGTTCTCTTGTTAGAGCTTGTAACTGGAAAAAGACCCACTGATCCACATTTTGTTAAGAAGGGCTTAAATGTTGTTGGTTGG ATGAACACTGTGTTGAGAGAAAAACAACTGGAAGAGGTTGTGGATAAGAGGTGCACTGACGCTGACGTAGAAGCAGTAGAAGCAGTCCTTGACATGGCCGCCCGGTGCACCGATGCCAACTCCGATGAACGGCCATCAATGAACCAGGTTCTGCAGTGCTTAGAGCAAGAGGTCATGTCGCCTTGCCTAACTGATTTCTACGAGTCACATTCAGATTATTCTTGA